In Hylaeus volcanicus isolate JK05 unplaced genomic scaffold, UHH_iyHylVolc1.0_haploid 11860, whole genome shotgun sequence, the genomic stretch CCTTATGAATGTACAATAATCATTTCTGGATTCACAtctttcatcaattttaagCAGCCATTTTTCTTGCCCATCATATTAGGGGCGCCATCTGCAGCATAAgatgttatatttttcattggtaTATCATTGACATCTAGGTAGTTTTTTAACttattatatatatctttGGAGGTAGTGGTGCTCTCTAATCTTTTACAGAACAACATTTCTTCAGCAAAATGTCCTTCATTAATATATCTTACATACGTTATCAATACTGCCTCACTGTCTCTCAAAGTTGATTCATCCATTTGTACTgagaaattttttgttttcagctTTTCAACAAGTTGTTTCTCAATATCTTCACTCATTTCGTCTATTCTTCTGCTAACAGTATTGTTACTGAGTGGCATAGCTTTTATACCTTTGTCATCTTTTTCTAGAACCGTTTTAAGAAATGCTGATATTGACGGTTTTATCAAATTCTCTCCTATagtgtgattttttttcagttttagcgattaataaagaaattttataactaGCCTCAGAAAGACGATTATGTGTTAAAGAACGAGCAGTAAATAGAAACTGTAatgttgttcttttttcaaacttttcctttaaagttttaaaataactCAAATCTGAATTTATATGAGCACTATGTTTCGCCTTCAAATGCGCCTTAAGACGACCTCGTTTCAT encodes the following:
- the LOC128882455 gene encoding protein FAM200C-like — protein: KDDKGIKAMPLSNNTVSRRIDEMSEDIEKQLVEKLKTKNFSVQMDESTLRDSEAVLITYVRYINEGHFAEEMLFCKRLESTTTSKDIYNKLKNYLDVNDIPMKNITSYAADGAPNMMGKKNGCLKLMKDVNPEMII